In Oryza brachyantha chromosome 2, ObraRS2, whole genome shotgun sequence, a single window of DNA contains:
- the LOC121053551 gene encoding uncharacterized protein LOC121053551 gives MSICGRVEPPRGGGTLGKRKEREPPSLLAAVAAGAKPQPPRAAHPARFVKPAMPPPPFPKGGAGSSSKLLAGYLAHEFLRSGTLLGERPESSGSKCPVAAAGTAPPAPDPRARYAEASLLLMAGGARVPGVVNPTQLGQWLRIKE, from the coding sequence ATGTCGATCTGCGGCAGGGTGGAGCCGCCACGTGGCGGGGGGACGCTCGGCAAGCGGAAGGAGCGcgagccgccgtcgctgctcgcGGCGGTGGCTGCCGGCGCTAAGCCCCAGCCGCCCAGGGCGGCTCACCCCGCTCGGTTCGTAAAGCcggcgatgccgccgccgccatttcCCAAGGGTGGCGCCGGGAGCAGCTCCAAGCTCCTGGCGGGGTACCTGGCGCACGAGTTCCTCAGGTCCGGCACGCTCCTCGGTGAGCGACCGGAGTCCAGCGGCAGCAAGtgccccgtcgccgccgcggggaccgcgccgcccgcgcccgatCCCCGGGCGCGGTACGCCGAGGCGTCGTTGCTGCTGATGGCCGGCGGGGCCCGCGTCCCCGGCGTCGTCAACCCGACGCAGCTCGGCCAGTGGCTCCGGATAAAGGAGTAG
- the LOC102714983 gene encoding succinate--CoA ligase [ADP-forming] subunit beta, mitochondrial, protein MVRGSIGKLASRALSVAGKWQHQQLRRLNIHEYQGAQLMGKYGINVPRGAAAGSVEEVKNTLKNVFPSEKEIVVKSQILAGGRGLGTFKSGLQGGVHIVKAEEAESLAAKMLDQILVTKQTGPQGKIVSKVYLCEKLSLVNEMYFAITLDRNTAGPLIIACSKGGTSIEDLAEKYPDMIIKVPIDVFKGITDDDAAKVVDGLAPKTADRQSSIEQIKKLYELFCKSDCTLLEINPLAETSDNKLVAADAKLNFDDNAAFRQKEIFAMRDTTQEDPREVAAAKADLNYIGLDGEIGCMVNGAGLAMATMDIIKLHGGTPANFLDVGGSASEGQVVEAFKILTSDDRVKAILVNIFGGIMKCDVIASGIVNAAKQVDLKVPVVVRLEGTNVDQGKRILKESGMTLITAEDLDDAAEKAVKASVK, encoded by the exons ATGGTTCGCGGATCGATCGGGAAGCTGGCCTCGCGCGCCCTCTCCGTCGCCGGGAAATGGCAGCACCAgcagctccgccgcctcaACATCCACGAGTACCAG GGCGCGCAGTTGATGGGAAAGTACGGTATCAATGTTCCcaggggagcggcggcgggatcggTGGAGGAGGTCAAAAACACCTTGAAGAACGTCTTCCCTAGCGAGAAGGAG ATAGTTGTTAAGAGTCAAATCCTTGCTGGTGGCCGTGGACTGGGAACTTTCAAAAGTGGACTGCAGGGTGGCGTTCATATTGTTAAGGCGGAGGAAGCTGAAAGCCTTGCAG CAAAAATGCTTGACCAGATTCTGGTAACAAAACAAACTGGTCCACAAGGGAAGATTGTGAGCAAG GTTTACTTATGCGAGAAACTTTCACTTGTTAATGAGATGTACTTTGCCATCACCCTTGACAGGAATACTGCTGGTCCG CTCATCATAGCGTGCAGCAAGGGAGGAACTAGCATTGAAGATCTTGCAGAGAAGTACCCTGATATGATCATCAAG GTTCCTATTGATGTGTTCAAGGGAATCACAGATGATGATGCAgctaaagttgttgatggtctGGCACCAAAGACAGCTGACAGACAATCTTCTATAGAACAAATTAAGAAGCTATATGAACTGTTCTGCAAGTCTGATTGCACATTGCTGGAG ATAAATCCTCTTGCTGAGACATCTGACAACAAGCTGGTCGCTGCTGATGCAAAGTTGAACTTTGATGACAATGCTGCATTTAGGCAGAAAGAGATATTTGCCATGCGTGATACAACACAGGAAGACCCCAGAGAG GTGGCTGCTGCCAAAGCTGATTTGAACTACATTGGACTTGATGGAGAAATTGGCTGCATGGTGAATGGTGCAGGATTGGCAATGGCTACAATGGACATTATTAAGTTGCATGGTGGTACACCAGCCAATTTTCTCGACGTAGGTGGAAGCGCGTCAGAGGGACAG GTTGTGGAAGCATTTAAGATTCTGACTTCAGATGATAGAGTGAAGGCTATTCTAGTGAACATTTTTGGGGGTATCATGAAATGTGATGTGATAGCAAGTGGAATAGTGAATGCAGCTAAACAG GTTGACCTGAAGGTGCCTGTTGTTGTTCGGTTGGAAGGCACTAATGTAGACCAAGGGAAGAGGATTCTAAAG GAAAGTGGAATGACTTTGATCACTGCAGAGGATCTGGATGATGCGGCTGAAAAAGCTGTAAAGGCGTCtgtcaaataa
- the LOC102712968 gene encoding long-chain-alcohol oxidase FAO2-like, whose amino-acid sequence MGEEDKKQRRRRRQGHPLLRGGAAGKGRRYTHGFSASQMLALAAVCGAVAPSLPPDSCLEDERHGGRGGGGGDVDVSNGKAVRDFLVASAADPPVPDEVAELMTRMCLREALALVRAVLWLLGTRLGTLALCGARCLSGRWPFVLRFAEMPLERREAALRRWSALTVLPPLRTFFLVAKVFCQYVFYSWIDESSNNPHWRAVGYSPPTDEPPAEERPEATKRPLDDGVVETINLTDASLPASLADKGLTVTDDAARNVCQVECDVVIVGSGAGGGVAAAVLAGAGHKVVVIEKGSYFTSRDYTSFEGPSMNQLYESGGFVSTMNGGGLLLAGSTVGGGTAVNWSACLKTPEHVRREWAAAHGLPLFESSEYAAAMDKVFERLGVTSGCKEEGLQNKVLRKGCEKLGYKVDAVARNSSEGHFCGSCGYGCRTGDKRGTDTTWLVDAVGRGAVILTGCKAEKLVLERCHGAGGTRSKRCVGVVARSTNPAIKRTLEVRAKVTVSAGGSLLTPVLLQRSGLTNPHIGKNLHLHPTAFAWGYFPDTTVPDLKGKTYEGGIITSLHKVESSGAGDGDGPHRAILETPLLGVAAMATQMPWVSGRDMKERMLRFGRTVHIFSLVRDRGSGTVHGERRIAYRLDEADREDMREGLRRALRVLVAAGAAEVGTHRSDGQRLRCEGLTEAALEEFLDGVTVVRGPQSRSETWSLFCSAHNMGSCRMGATARDGAVDGRGESWEAERLYVCDGSVLPTALGVNPMITIQSVAYCLASGIADSLSGKTTLKKT is encoded by the exons ATGGGAGAGGAGGACAagaagcagcggcggcggcggcggcagggccaCCCTCTCCTgaggggaggcgcggcggGGAAGGGGCGGCGGTACACGCACGGCTTCTCCGCCTCCCAGATgctggcgctcgccgccgtgtgcggcgcggtggcgcccTCGCTCCCGCCGGACAGCTGCCTGGAGGAcgaacggcacggcggccggggaggaggtggcggcgacgtcgacgtcTCCAACGGCAAGGCCGTCCGGGACTTCCTCgtggcctccgccgccgacccgcccgTCCCCGACGAG GTGGCGGAGCTGATGACGAGGATGTGCCTCCGGGAGGCGCTGGCGCTGGTGCGGGCGGTGCTGTGGCTGCTGGGCACGCGGCTGGGGACGCTGGCGCTCTGCGGGGCGCGGTGCCTGTCGGGGAGGTGGCCGTTCGTGCTCAGGTTCGCGGAGATGCCGCTGGAGCGGCGGGAGGCCGCGCTCCGGCGGTGGAGCGCCCTCACcgtgctgccgccgctgcgcaCCTTCTTCCTCGTCGCCAAGGTCTTCTGCCAGTACGTCTTCTACTCCTGG ATTGACGAGAGCTCGAACAACCCGCATTGGCGAGCGGTCGGGTACAGCCCACCGACCGACGagccgccggcggaggagcGCCCGGAGGCGACGAAGCGGCCtctcgacgacggcgtcgtcgaGACCATCAACCTGACGGACGCGTCCCTCCCGGCGTCGCTCGCCGATAAAGGCCTCACGGTGACCGATGACGCGGCGCGGAACGTGTGCCAGGTGGAGTGCGACGTCGTCATCGTCGGCTCCGGCGCGGGCGGGGGCGTGGCAGCCGCGGTGCTCGCCGGGGCTGGACACAAGGTGGTGGTCATTGAGAAAGGCAGCTACTTCACGTCGCGGGACTACACGTCCTTCGAGGGCCCGTCGATGAACCAGCTCTACGAGTCCGGCGGGTTCGTCAGCACGATGAACGGCGGCGGGCTGCTCCTGGCCGGCTCcacggtcggcggcggcacggccgtGAACTGGTCGGCCTGCCTCAAGACGCCCGAGCACGTGCGCAGGGAATGGGCGGCCGCGCACGGGCTCCCGCTGTTCGAGAGCTCGGagtacgccgccgccatggacaAGGTGTTCGAGCGGCTCGGCGTGACGTCGGGGTGCAAAGAGGAAGGGCTCCAGAACAAGGTCCTCCGCAAGGGCTGCGAGAAGCTCGGGTACAAGGTcgacgcggtggcgaggaACTCGTCGGAGGGCCACTTCTGCGGCAGCTGCGGCTACGGCTGCCGCACCGGGGACAAGCGCGGCACGGACACGACGTGGCTGGTCGACGCGGTGGGCCGCGGCGCGGTGATCCTGACGGGGTGCAAGGCGGAGAAGCTGGTGCTCGAGCGCTgtcacggcgccggcggcacgaggaGTAAGCGGTGCGTCGGCGTGGTGGCCAGGAGCACCAATCCGGCGATCAAGAGGACGCTGGAGGTGCGCGCCAAGGTGACCGTGTCGGCGGGCGGCTCGCTCCTCACGCCGGTGCTGCTGCAGCGGAGCGGGCTCACCAACCCGCACATCGGCAAgaacctccacctccacccgaCCGCCTTTGCGTGGGGCTACTTCCCGGACACCACGGTGCCGGACCTGAAAGGGAAGACGTACGAGGGCGGCATCATCACGTCGCTGCACAAGGTGGAgtcctccggcgccggcgacggcgacgggccgCACCGGGCCATCCTCGAGACGCCGCTGCTGGGCGTGGCCGCCATGGCGACGCAGATGCCCTGGGTCTCCGGGCGGGACATGAAGGAGCGGATGCTCAGGTTCGGCCGGACGGTGCACATCTTCTCCCTGGTCAGGGACCGCGGGTCCGGCACGGtgcacggcgagcggcggatcGCGTACCGGCTGGACGAGGCCGACAGGGAGGACATGCGCGAGGGCCTGCGGCGCGCGCTGCGCGTCCTGgtcgcggccggcgcggcggaggtgggCACGCACCGGAGCGACGGGCAGCGGCTGCGGTGCGAGGGGCtgacggaggcggcgctggaggaGTTCCTCGACGGCGTCACCGTCGTGCGCGGGCCGCAGTCCAGGAGCGAGACGTGGAGTCTCTTCTGCTCGGCGCACAACATGGGCAGCTGCCGGATGGGCGCCACggcgcgcgacggcgccgtcgacggccgcggcgagaGCTGGGAGGCGGAGCGGCTGTACGTCTGCGACGGCAGCGTGCTGCCCACCGCACTGGGCGTCAACCCCATGATCACCATACAGTCCGTCGCCTACTGCCTCGCCAGTGGCATCGCCGACTCCCTCTCCGGTAAAAccactttaaaaaaaacttga
- the LOC102715267 gene encoding casein kinase 1, which translates to MEHVIGGKFKLGRKIGSGSFGELYLGVNIQSGEEVAIKLESVKSRHPQLHYESKLYMLLQGGTGIPHLKWFGVEGEYNVMVIDLLGPSLEDLFNFCNRKFSLKTVLMLADQMINRVEYMHTRGFLHRDIKPDNFLMGLGRKASQVYVIDYGLAKKYRDLQTHKHIPYRENKNLTGTARYASVNTHLGVEQSRRDDLESLGYVLMYFLRGSLPWQGLKAGTKKQKYDKISEKKMLTPVEVLCKSYPTEFISYFHYCRSLRFEDKPDYSYLKRLFRDLFIREGYQLDYIFDWTKQGSESSRLRSSGRTSGLVGPSAERTERAAARQDVPDRFSGTVDPFARRTGSGSGHYGEHTKHRNILDSFLAPKTAVDSDKRRPTSSSRNGSTSRKALLSSSRPSSGDPIDPNRSNLIPTSSGSSRPSTMQRLHQSTGLETRSSLTKPARNVHDDTTLRTFERLSISADRRK; encoded by the exons ATGGAGCACGTGATCGGAGGGAAGTTTAAGCTCGGGAGGAAGATTGGGAGCGGATCTTTTGGGGAGCTATACCTCG GCGTGAACATACAgagcggcgaggaggtggcCATCAAGTTG GAATCTGTAAAATCAAGGCATCCTCAGCTTCATTATGAGTCAAAACTGTACATGCTTCTGCAGGGGGGGA CTGGAATTCCTCATCTGAAGTGGTTTGGAGTGGAGGGGGAGTACAATGTCATGGTTATTGATCTTCTTGGTCCAAGTCTAGAGGACTTATTCAACTTCTGCAATAGAAAGTTCTCCCTTAAAACAGTACTTATGCTTGCTGATCAGATG ATTAACAGGGTAGAGTACATGCACACTAGGGGGTTTCTACATCGTGATATCAAGCCAGATAACTTCCTTATGGGTTTGGGCCGCAAAGCAAGCCAG GTTTATGTTATTGACTACGGTCTTGCAAAGAAATACCGGGACCTCCAAACTCATAAGCATATACCTTACAG GGAGAACAAAAATCTCACAGGAACAGCACGCTATGCCAGTGTAAACACCCATCTTGGAGTAG AACAAAGCAGGAGAGATGATTTAGAGTCTCTGGGCTACGTGCTGATGTATTTCTTAAGAGGAAG CCTTCCTTGGCAAGGTCTAAAAGCTGGCACGAAAAAACAGAAATACGACAAAAttagtgaaaagaaaatgctaaCTCCAGTTGAG GTTCTCTGTAAATCTTATCCAACAGAGTTCATTTCATACTTCCATTACTGTCGATCTTTGCGATTTGAAGATAAACCGGACTATAGCTATTTGAAGAGACTTTTCCGAGATCTATTCATCCGTGAAG GGTATCAGcttgattatatatttgattggaCGAAGCAAGGTTCAGAAAGTAGCAGATTGCGA TCAAGTGGAAGGACAAGTGGGTTGGTGGGACCATCTGCAGAACGGACTGAGCGAGCTGCAG CAAGACAGGATGTTCCTGATAGATTCTCTGGTACAGTTGATCCATTTGCTAGAAGAACAGGCTCTGGTTCTGGCCATTATGGAGAGCACACAAAGCACAGAAATATATTGGATTCATTTCTTGCACCCAAAACG GCTGTTGATTCAGATAAAAGAAGGCCCACATCATCATCTAGGAATGGGAGCACATCAAGGAAGGCTCTCTTGTCAAGCAGCAGACCAAGTTCGGGAGATCCTATTGATCCAAATCGCAGTAATCTAATTCCAACCAGCAGTGGCAGCAGCCGCCCTTCAACTATGCAGAGGCTTCACCAGTCAACTGGACTTGAGACTAGGTCCTCGCTTACCAAACCTGCAAGAAATGTCCATGATGATACCACTCTGAGGACCTTTGAACGTCTTTCAATCAGTGCTGACAGAaggaaataa